One Rhizobiales bacterium GAS188 DNA window includes the following coding sequences:
- a CDS encoding pimeloyl-CoA dehydrogenase, small subunit, with translation MDFDLTDEQKLLRDNVERLAAPAETAVPAAGWSRERWKQFAELGLLALPFSEEDGGLGWGAVETMIVMEAFGKGLVREPYLSTVVIGGGLVRHGCDASTRKELAAQIASGELVAAFAHTEREARYGLADVGVSARKSADGFVLDGVKSVVPHGDQADMLFVSARNAGGRHDREGLSLLRVDAKAKGVTRRAYALADGTPGAEIRLDNVTVPASALVGAAGEAAPLIERVADEAIAALCAEAVGVMDAMCDMTVAYLKTRKQFGRPIGAFQALQHRAADMFIALEQSRSMAVYATMMVGESDPAQRSTATSAAKVTIGKNGRFIGEQAVQLHGGMGMTMEYRLGAYFKRMTAIEMMFGDVDHHLRKVAQAGGLEQAVA, from the coding sequence ATGGATTTCGATCTCACCGACGAACAAAAGCTGCTGCGCGACAATGTCGAGCGGCTCGCAGCTCCCGCCGAGACGGCCGTTCCTGCCGCCGGATGGAGCCGCGAGCGCTGGAAGCAATTCGCCGAGCTCGGCCTCTTGGCGCTGCCCTTCTCGGAAGAGGATGGCGGGCTCGGCTGGGGCGCGGTCGAGACGATGATCGTCATGGAGGCCTTCGGCAAGGGCCTGGTGCGCGAGCCCTATTTGTCGACCGTGGTGATCGGCGGCGGGCTGGTGCGTCATGGCTGCGACGCGTCGACGCGCAAGGAGCTCGCGGCGCAGATCGCCTCGGGCGAGCTGGTCGCGGCCTTCGCGCATACCGAGCGCGAGGCGCGCTACGGCCTCGCGGACGTCGGGGTGTCGGCCCGCAAATCCGCGGATGGTTTCGTCCTCGACGGGGTGAAGAGTGTGGTGCCGCATGGCGATCAAGCCGACATGCTCTTCGTAAGCGCGCGCAATGCCGGCGGGCGCCATGACCGCGAGGGGCTGTCGCTGCTGCGGGTCGACGCCAAGGCCAAGGGCGTCACGCGGCGCGCCTATGCGCTCGCCGACGGCACGCCCGGCGCCGAGATCAGGCTCGACAACGTCACGGTGCCGGCCTCCGCCCTGGTCGGAGCAGCCGGCGAGGCTGCCCCCCTGATCGAGCGCGTCGCCGACGAGGCCATTGCGGCTCTGTGCGCCGAGGCCGTCGGCGTGATGGATGCGATGTGCGACATGACGGTCGCTTATCTCAAGACGCGCAAGCAGTTCGGCCGCCCGATCGGCGCTTTCCAGGCCTTGCAGCACCGGGCCGCCGATATGTTCATCGCCCTCGAGCAATCGCGCAGCATGGCGGTCTATGCGACGATGATGGTCGGCGAGAGCGATCCGGCTCAGCGCTCCACCGCAACCTCGGCCGCCAAGGTGACGATCGGCAAGAATGGCCGCTTCATCGGCGAGCAGGCGGTGCAATTGCATGGCGGCATGGGCATGACCATGGAATATCGCCTGGGCGCCTATTTCAAGCGCATGACGGCGATCGAGATGATGTTCGGCGATGTCGATCACCATTTGCGCAAGGTGGCGCAGGCCGGCGGCCTCGAACAGGCCGTCGCCTGA
- a CDS encoding pimeloyl-CoA dehydrogenase, large subunit, whose amino-acid sequence MDLRFTPEEQAFRQEVRSFIAANLDKETHESMAAGHRPSRDQIVAWQRILNKKGWATVDWPAEHGGPGWNIIKRHIFREEVQAFPAPEPLAFGVYMVGPVIITFGTQAQKAKFLPRIANIDDWWCQGFSEPGSGSDLASLKTAARREGDHYVVNGQKTWTTYAQYADWIFCLVRTDPQAAKPQEGISFLLIDMKSPGVTLRPIVTIDGGREINEVFFDDVKVPVENLVGVENRGWDCAKFLLSNERLNTARIGGTKERLRRLKRLAETVEQDGRKLSEDQSFAEKLVDLEIELKALEITQLRVLANEHKNGKGKPDPASSVLKLRGTELQQRITELTLQAAGPHGLVGESLDAPLGHNEDEIAPEWMRLAAPTYFNTRKVTIYGGSNEIQRNIIAKQILGL is encoded by the coding sequence ATGGATCTGCGTTTCACGCCTGAGGAACAAGCCTTCCGGCAGGAGGTCCGCTCCTTCATCGCGGCCAATCTCGACAAGGAAACGCATGAATCGATGGCGGCCGGGCATCGCCCCAGCCGCGATCAGATCGTCGCCTGGCAGCGCATCTTGAACAAGAAGGGCTGGGCGACAGTCGATTGGCCGGCCGAACATGGCGGCCCCGGCTGGAACATCATCAAGCGCCACATCTTCCGCGAGGAGGTGCAGGCCTTTCCGGCGCCCGAGCCGCTCGCCTTCGGCGTCTATATGGTGGGGCCGGTGATCATCACCTTCGGGACGCAGGCGCAGAAGGCGAAATTCCTGCCGCGCATCGCCAATATCGACGATTGGTGGTGCCAGGGCTTCTCGGAGCCGGGATCGGGATCGGACCTCGCCTCGCTCAAGACGGCGGCGCGCCGCGAAGGCGACCATTACGTCGTCAACGGCCAGAAGACCTGGACCACCTACGCCCAATATGCCGACTGGATCTTCTGCCTGGTGCGCACCGATCCGCAGGCGGCGAAGCCCCAGGAAGGCATCTCCTTCCTGCTGATCGACATGAAATCGCCGGGCGTCACCTTGCGGCCGATCGTCACCATCGATGGCGGGCGCGAGATCAACGAGGTGTTCTTCGACGACGTGAAGGTGCCGGTCGAAAACCTGGTCGGAGTCGAGAATCGCGGCTGGGACTGCGCCAAGTTCCTGCTCTCGAATGAGCGGCTGAACACGGCCCGCATCGGCGGCACCAAGGAGAGGCTGCGCCGCCTCAAGCGTCTCGCCGAGACGGTCGAGCAGGACGGCCGCAAGCTCTCCGAGGATCAGAGCTTCGCCGAGAAGCTCGTCGATCTCGAGATCGAGCTGAAGGCGCTCGAAATCACCCAATTGCGCGTGCTCGCCAATGAGCACAAGAACGGCAAGGGCAAGCCCGATCCCGCCTCCTCGGTGCTGAAGCTGCGCGGCACCGAGCTGCAGCAGCGCATCACCGAGCTCACCTTGCAGGCCGCAGGTCCCCACGGCCTCGTCGGCGAGAGCCTTGATGCGCCGCTTGGCCATAACGAGGACGAGATCGCGCCCGAATGGATGCGCCTTGCCGCCCCCACCTATTTCAACACCCGCAAGGTGACGATCTATGGCGGGTCGAACGAGATCCAGCGCAACATCATCGCCAAGCAGATCCTGGGACTGTAA
- a CDS encoding [LSU ribosomal protein L11P]-lysine N-methyltransferase: MREGLIPHKVTTILRLATDQGRARALTEALSEVFDPENSAVAAFEQESGAWLVEVYFAEAPDESAVLSLVELIAGHEVARTARFAPLEAKDWVAASLEGLRPIRAGRFLVHGAHDRAALSANDLGIEIEASLAFGTGHHGTTRGCLLALDAVLKQGRPRRILDVGTGTGVLAIAAAKALRSEIVAGDIDPIAVEVARDNAGLNGVRSRLRLYCAPGLRHELASRGAHFDLILANILARPLMRLAPSLAAALAPHGRLILSGLLEGDVASVLAAFRGQALYLRRRTLIEGWATLIVG; encoded by the coding sequence ATGCGCGAAGGCCTCATTCCCCACAAGGTGACCACGATCCTGCGTCTGGCGACCGACCAGGGGCGGGCGCGCGCCCTGACCGAGGCGCTGTCCGAGGTCTTCGATCCGGAGAATTCGGCGGTCGCCGCTTTTGAGCAGGAGAGCGGTGCCTGGTTGGTCGAGGTTTATTTCGCCGAGGCGCCCGATGAATCAGCCGTTCTCAGCCTCGTCGAGCTGATCGCCGGCCATGAGGTCGCCCGCACGGCGCGCTTCGCCCCGCTCGAGGCCAAGGATTGGGTCGCGGCGAGCCTCGAAGGACTGAGACCCATTCGCGCCGGCCGCTTCCTGGTGCATGGCGCGCATGACCGGGCAGCGCTCAGCGCCAATGATCTCGGCATCGAGATCGAGGCCTCGCTCGCCTTCGGCACCGGCCATCACGGCACGACCAGGGGCTGCCTGCTGGCGCTCGATGCGGTCCTCAAGCAAGGCCGTCCGCGCCGCATCCTCGATGTCGGCACCGGCACCGGGGTGCTCGCAATCGCTGCCGCCAAAGCCCTGCGCAGCGAGATCGTCGCCGGCGACATCGATCCGATCGCAGTCGAGGTGGCGCGCGACAATGCCGGCCTCAACGGCGTTCGCTCGCGGCTTCGCCTTTATTGCGCGCCGGGCCTTCGCCACGAGCTCGCTTCGCGTGGGGCGCACTTCGACCTGATCCTCGCCAACATCCTGGCGAGGCCGCTGATGCGCCTTGCGCCCTCGCTCGCCGCGGCGCTGGCGCCTCACGGGCGGCTCATCCTTTCGGGCCTCCTGGAGGGCGATGTCGCCTCGGTGCTCGCGGCCTTCCGCGGCCAAGCCCTTTATCTCAGACGCCGGACCCTCATCGAAGGCTGGGCGACCCTTATCGTGGGTTAG
- a CDS encoding uncharacterized domain 1-containing protein — protein sequence MMQIFGADIPFASFCGVEQTDAPDGRTVLRLPLRPEHGNNLGIAHGGVTCTLLDIAMGSAARRKVDLPVLTLDMQVSFIAPGRGVLVAEGRVVRAGRSVVFCEGEVKTQEGELVAKASGLFKPVRPKAGQGGG from the coding sequence ATGATGCAGATCTTCGGCGCCGATATTCCCTTCGCGAGCTTTTGCGGCGTCGAGCAGACCGATGCGCCCGACGGCCGCACCGTGCTGCGCCTGCCCTTGCGCCCCGAGCACGGCAACAATCTCGGGATCGCACATGGCGGGGTGACCTGCACGCTCCTCGACATCGCCATGGGATCGGCGGCGCGACGTAAGGTCGATCTGCCGGTGCTGACGCTCGACATGCAGGTCAGCTTCATCGCTCCCGGCCGGGGTGTGCTCGTGGCCGAGGGCCGGGTGGTGAGAGCAGGACGCTCCGTCGTCTTCTGCGAAGGCGAGGTCAAGACGCAAGAGGGAGAGCTGGTCGCCAAGGCGAGCGGCTTGTTCAAGCCGGTGCGGCCGAAGGCAGGACAGGGCGGCGGGTAG